In Carassius auratus strain Wakin unplaced genomic scaffold, ASM336829v1 scaf_tig00217248, whole genome shotgun sequence, the DNA window TGGACGCAACAACCCAAACATCACAGGCGTCCTTGTCCCGAGTCTCTGTGTGTTCCCACTAAATGATCACCTCAAATTCACATCCAGAATGTCTTGAAGTTTAAAGTGCCACAGTAACCGTTGCTCAGCAGCCACGGTTACGTATTGTGCAGCATCTGGCGGTTCCACATGCCACGCTTTGAGTGAAAGTAATGGAAGAAGTTCCTCAGGTAGAGTCGCTCCACCTCCAGCCCACCCTGAAGGATCCTTGAGACCACACAAAACAGAAAGCATTACTGATTATAGAGATTACAATTCTGGCAGACACAAAAAGCTGAATTATTTTCACGTTACAGGCAATAGACAATATTGATATTCTAGACAAGGCAAGTTAATGTATATCTTTAGCACATTTCATTCTATAAATGATGGTAATTTGAACCTTGGTGGTGATTTAACTAAAAATCGATCACTTTAAATACTGCCAGTGAGTTTAGGAATCACgtcataatgcaaaatgatactGACTTTGAGATCAAGCTAGTAATAAGATGTAattgtgttaataaaaaaaacaattttttaaagattaacttgtattaaagctgcagtaggtaacttttgtaaaaatatattttttacatatttgttaaacctgtcattatgtcctgacagtagaatatgagacagataatctgtgaaaaaatcaagctcctctggctcctctggtcctattgccatttgcagaaatccatcgctccctttaagaatcaaccaatcagagctgcggtccgtaactttgtttgtgttcaaaatgtagaaaatgtatataataagcgagtacaccatgaatccattttccaaaccgtgtttttagcctgtcctgaatcactagggtgcacctataataagtgtttatattcggactattttagattgcttcgggggtaccgcggcggagtaacccagtacctttgtgattcttcatagacataaacagagagaagtagttccggctatgatgttcttccgcaagacgcaagcagttctgtttattaaccgctagagcgtcaacaTTTACCAACTGCAGGTTTAAGTGTGATATTAGTGTGTTGTCTCATGACTGACCGGTCCAGTAGTTCCCAGTCCTCTCCTCCCCAGCGGTCCGTGAATTCTTTAGTGTTCATGCCCCCGATGGAGTCTAGGTCTGACTTATAAATGCCCAGAAGTCCAAAGCCATTGACCTCCCAGTAACCTGCACAtttacagcacaactgttttcaacacttgaataagaagaaatgtttcttgtagAGCTCTGcttaagatttaagatttaagGGCCTTAAATCTAGACCATGCTGATGCTGGAAATTCCGATTTCATTCAAAAacaaccccaatcttttgaataaCAGTGAAAGTGTTGATATATACAGTAATCTGATTCTGTGTTGTATATGACAGTGTTGTTATCAGTTTATCTCGTGTTTGTTGGACTGTACCATCAGGTTCCAAAGGTGTAGCGCCACAGTTCAGTCTCATGACTATCGGAGCAAAGGCCATGTGCCTCTCCACACAGTGTTTTCTCACAGTGTCGATGAAGCCAGGTGGAAAATGGATGTGCAGGTCACATAGAAACACAATACTGTGATCATCCTGAGAAAGAGACGGATATTTATAAGCTGCAATTAAGTGGCATCACCTCGCATTAGTCCTGCCTTCATTTTCACTGAAGATCATGGCATGTTTCGAACAAGTTTTAGAAATTCACGTCATGCGTCTGCGTCTTAAACTTACAGTAATGAGGTCTATTCCTGCCTGCAGTCCTGCTGATCTCTCAAAGTTTCCACTTAACCGGAGGTATTGATACCTGAAACGGAGGACACACAATAGAAAGCAAGAAATAAATATGATAGCTATAGAAGCATGAGATGAAATAATGTGCCATATGACCATGAAATCTAACTCTACCAAGCGTGTATGTATAAACTGCTAAATGTACCTTGGTAAATACGAGTTTTGTAGTGCTTGTTCTATGTTCATATCAGTGCTTTCATAGTCAGTAATGATGACATTGAAGTTCTGATCTCCCGTGGTGCGGTATATCTCCTCCATGTCTGAAATAAACTGCTGCACCCAACGGGCCTGGTTCTTCACTGCAGAcatacaaacacagacacaaaataGTTAGTCAGGGGTTAGTCAGAAAGCGTCTTGAATAAAGCTTCAGTTCAGTTACCTGGGATGATGAAGTGGACAGTAGCAGCTGGGTTCCAGTAGAAGCTATATGGATTGCAAAGCATTGGTTCTTCCCCCGGAGCCTTTTGTTTTTTGTGAGAACCCCAGATTTCAGTTCTTTTGACATAGATGTACTGAACCAGGCGCAGGTGGCGTCCCGAAGCCTCCAACAATTCCAGTTCCAGAAGATATCTACTGCCACGACTGTAATCAGGCTTCTTCTCAATGTTCACAATACGCTCTAGAGAGAactgcctacacacacacacaccaattagTGTCAGagattaattaaaatgttcagaatggcatattactatactataaataCCATATTTACTGTGCACAGATTTTCCGTATTTATGCAAAACCACAGGACCAGAGCATATTGTGTGACATACTCTAAtctaaaatacaatgcacttcTAATTTCCATTATTAtggtgaatgaactgaaaatactattaactaatactTTTGCCAAATGATCAGACACATGAcgcatacaatttaaaatgatataaaaataaaataatataaaaaataaaatattgcatacaTAATTCACAATTTTGGGTCGCTAAgtttctttatgtttttgaaagaagtctcttatgctcaccaccgctgaatttatttgatacagaaatatagtaatattatgaaatattattaaaattttaaatacccATCATCTACTGTAAtaaattttgaaatgtcatttattcctgagatgtaaagctgaattttcagcatcgttcctccagtgtcacatgatctttagaaatcattctaatatgctgatttgctgctcaaggaacatttctgattataatccataatgagaacaattatgctgcttaataattttgtggaaaccataatatgtttatttttcagaACTCTTTTaggaatataaagtaaaaaaaaaagatgactgtcactttgatcagtttaatgtatctttactgaataaaagtattaatttattcttttctttcctttttgaaCAAAGTAACCCATATAAAAAAGTTCCTCTTTTGATGCAGgtttcacatacatttttttaataaaatcacatGCAGTAATCTGTATAAGCTGTTTATAACACAGTATGCTAGAACTGCATTCCAAATAAAACTCAGAGTCTCGTTTTGCATACTGCAGAACTGATTGCATTTTAGATtcattataattgtaacagtCGGCCTACCTTGGATACTTCTTGTTTAGTTTCTTCATGAAAGCTTCCACTACAGGCAATGCTTCTGATTCCTCAAGCAGCAGGCTTCCAGACACATTACACTTCAGATCGATCCAGTCGGAGCGCAAGGCGTGCAGATCTAGGGGTTTAGCCTGGAACGTCTGACACCACTTGACTTCCACGTCATACACAGCCCTGTTTGTGAGGTCATAGTCTTCGTCCTCTGAGAAACCCTGATTCACCCAAGCATCGTCTTCATCTCCTCCGTCTCCGTCCTCTTCTAGATGTATGGGATTATCATCATTCACatgaccccagtgacggttataTTCTTTGTTAGATGGAGCTGCGATGACCGATGCCTTATGTTCATTGGTCTCATCATGAGCTACATTTTCGTGCTTGATGATAATTTTGTCGTCATCTTCTACAGCATTTTCAGGGTTGTCCTTCAAAACATGCACGGCTTCATCTGCTTTATGTTTTGGGTGTTTGAGCCTCTTAATCGGTAACACTTTGTCTTCATCCCCATGCAAGGAAGGCCGTTCATCTTTAACCTCATCTAATGTGTTCTTTGGTGCCCTTTCCTCGTGATCACCAAGATAGACTTTCCGATTATCCATCCGATTCACAAGATCATGACGTTTCTTCTGGACCTCATCAAAAATGGCTTTGTTGGTCACTGATCTTTGCTTCATCTGGTTTGCATCTCGTATGTCCTCCATGGGAATATTTCTGTCTCTGACTGCCACAAGATTTGGATTTCCATCACTACTATTGCTGTATTTGGCTTTATGCAGATGGAGCTCAATTTTATCATCCGGATTGAGCGAATGGTCCACTTGTTGTTTCACCTTTGACCTCAAACGTTTTCTCTGAGCTGGTCCTGGATTCTGCTGGTCAGGTATCTTCTCCATGACGTTATTCTGAAAACGCTGTGAGTCTTTTTCTTTTCCCTGGTCATAGTTCTTTACCTCTGAAGGTGGGTTTTGGAGGTAGTGTTGGTCCTGTTGGTTTTGTTCAGGAGGtctccttttcttcttctttcttggTTGCTGTTGTGGTTCCTCTGGGTGGTTCTGTGGTTGTCCAGGTGGTTTTGGGATTTCCTTAGGTTGGCTGTCTTGGTCTATCTGTTGAAATCTGTTGTTTAGGTCACTGCCTTCCCTCTTTTTTCTGATTTTGCCATGTTTCTGGACAGAAAACAGATTGCGGCGTCTCTTCATTGTATAATCATCAAACTCGTCTCCATAATCCTGGAAAACATTGTTCCTCTCCATAGCTTTAATTTGCTTCCTCTCCTCAAACTTTCCAGCATTCTGAAAGCCCTCATCTTCATTACTGGCCAGATTCATGGCTCTTCCTAGCATGCCGTCTCCtacagaaagacaaagacaatAAATGTGGACTGAACAAGCACTTGCTTTCAGAGAATTTCAAGTTCTGAACCATCAAGTTGATGCATGTTTTAATGCAATCAACAAAATTgaccatattttaataaattcacCTGATCTTACAGCACACAATTCGTGTTAATACACtttcataatatttaacattataaattattaataagataataatatTTGATTGAAAAAGTTCACAAAATTAAGCCCTGCTCattatttacaacaaaatatttctgttgcatTAAGGAAGTTAAATGTAATGTGaatgttgtctttaaatttaAAGACAACACAAAAGCATTCATTATTTGCTGTACCTTTATATTTGATGACTAACTCCTCATTTTCAGGCAAATCCAGTTTTATGTAGTTTGAGAAGccgtatctaaaaaaaaaagagatgatttGATCTGATATCATAATGCACAAAGTGCACCAAAGGTCTTGTTCAGACTGTCGATCCAAATTCGATTTTTGTGCATATCCAATTGGAATCTGATCTAAATGTTTGACCGTCCACACTGTTTATCTCTGTTCAGATTAGATCTGTATTGGTTTCTATGGCAATGACGTTGCGTTGGTTTGCATTtgccaaaaacaacaataatagcaATACAGATTGCAATACGGATGTTGTGTTACATCGTGACAACATGTTGCAGTCGTGCTGGATTACATTGCATCTAATGAGGCAGAAAACCCAAATAGGTGCATAGACTTTCTGTCTTGTTTCTGCAAAGACATTATGCAT includes these proteins:
- the LOC113100338 gene encoding beta-1,4-N-acetylgalactosaminyltransferase 3 — encoded protein: MMLNFFPVRKFKRNGRYIVFGAVLTVALLAAYLEFMATSDWSGTGVTVHSKSAAWKKAAAARHVAHIADDNHDKDTWTPKNTQQTWRVEYKGMANLHVFEDWCGSSIDQLRKNLHYPLYPHNRTTVKKLAVSPHWTNYGLRIFGYIHPYTDGDFLFAVASDDNSEFWLSDDENPDNLKLRAYVGKTGREWTAPGEYGKYASQISDLIPLQKNNKYFFELIHKQNDKGTDHVEVAWQVKQIWNGFSIIDSKFISLYTNESSLKAADVNHIPQTIGSHVTPLQRSSQTPPHGADMLRADPRDSFHQVPLLDRARLQGVLPDCIYNPSYSIKGYRLMRYQGLQFVHLTYVYPNDYTRLTHMENDNKCFYRVDPDYLERYGFSNYIKLDLPENEELVIKYKGDGMLGRAMNLASNEDEGFQNAGKFEERKQIKAMERNNVFQDYGDEFDDYTMKRRRNLFSVQKHGKIRKKREGSDLNNRFQQIDQDSQPKEIPKPPGQPQNHPEEPQQQPRKKKKRRPPEQNQQDQHYLQNPPSEVKNYDQGKEKDSQRFQNNVMEKIPDQQNPGPAQRKRLRSKVKQQVDHSLNPDDKIELHLHKAKYSNSSDGNPNLVAVRDRNIPMEDIRDANQMKQRSVTNKAIFDEVQKKRHDLVNRMDNRKVYLGDHEERAPKNTLDEVKDERPSLHGDEDKVLPIKRLKHPKHKADEAVHVLKDNPENAVEDDDKIIIKHENVAHDETNEHKASVIAAPSNKEYNRHWGHVNDDNPIHLEEDGDGGDEDDAWVNQGFSEDEDYDLTNRAVYDVEVKWCQTFQAKPLDLHALRSDWIDLKCNVSGSLLLEESEALPVVEAFMKKLNKKYPRQFSLERIVNIEKKPDYSRGSRYLLELELLEASGRHLRLVQYIYVKRTEIWGSHKKQKAPGEEPMLCNPYSFYWNPAATVHFIIPVKNQARWVQQFISDMEEIYRTTGDQNFNVIITDYESTDMNIEQALQNSYLPRYQYLRLSGNFERSAGLQAGIDLITDDHSIVFLCDLHIHFPPGFIDTVRKHCVERHMAFAPIVMRLNCGATPLEPDGYWEVNGFGLLGIYKSDLDSIGGMNTKEFTDRWGGEDWELLDRILQGGLEVERLYLRNFFHYFHSKRGMWNRQMLHNT